In one window of Temnothorax longispinosus isolate EJ_2023e chromosome 9, Tlon_JGU_v1, whole genome shotgun sequence DNA:
- the LOC139819196 gene encoding uncharacterized protein: MRVNVILVFVALVLGLVDAARRRDRLRTSPTTTTPSLIDRQFAFAGQPEELELSLWNNFDSHKLNVRAGTWKNDTSGNNRIVLNSVRQYPGFPNNPGDTNELPNPISPPVQPAPPPYKPPPGCLGPRGQYSSPKNCANYLNCWDDVVIEQTCPAGLLFNDVAGYCDFAYNVKCGDRPPATPKPALPAGSKLCPDPNGRYRSSTNCSEFYVCAAGKPIKFYCPLGLVYSDILNVCDYQRNVDCKGAATPRPLRPTQPPTQSPQSSSTYAPINPPTPSKPPIYPPQPPTYQPQQPTYAPQPTYSPKPPSYQPQQPTYQPQQPTYQPQPPTYQPQPPTYQPQPSPPVSYPGNPWLNKGKSDPWHQRNLATELEIDKEIQKQDISTDSPALGDQPTQHDVMETSSLANPWTLHQEIPSELLRICNNGEVYKLNDFCTKVIVCKNNKPEVVDCPSGLSYDVSSDSCKPFNIAVCNLESPTPSILP, from the exons ATGAGAGTGAACGTGATACTGGTTTTTGTGGCCCTTGTCCTAGGGCTCGTTGATGCGGCTAGAAGGAGAGACAGACTTAGGACGAGTCCTACCACAACAACGCCGTCGCTCATCGATAGACAGTTCGCCTTCGCTGGACAACCTGAAG AACTAGAATTGTCCCTGTGGAATAACTTCGACAGCCATAAATTGAATGTTCGCGCGGGGACCTGGAAGAACGACACATCGGGAAACAACAGAATCGTTCTCAATAGCGTCAGGCAATACCCAGGATTTCCGAACAATCCGGGCGACACGAACGAGCTACCGAATCCCATTTCACCACCGGTGCAACCGGCACCACCGCCATATAAACCCCCGCCGGGCTGTCTGGGACCGCGGGGCCAGTACTCGAGCCCGAAGAACTGCGCCAACTATTTAAATTGCTGGGATGACGTGGTGATCGAGCAGACCTGTCCGGCCGGGCTACTCTTCAACGACGTCGCCGGTTACTGTGACTTCGCGTACAACGTCAAGTGCGGTGATCGACCGCCCGCTACGCCGA AACCAGCATTGCCGGCGGGATCGAAGCTATGCCCGGACCCGAACGGACGTTACAGAAGCTCGACCAACTGTTCGGAATTCTACGTGTGTGCCGCGGGCAAACCGATCAAATTTTATTGCCCTCTCGGTCTAGTTTACAGTGAC atATTAAACGTCTGCGACTATCAACGCAATGTGGACTGCAAAGGCGCAGCCACGCCGAGACCACTGAGGCCTACACAACCGCCGACTCAATCTCCGCAGTCGTCTTCTACCTATGCCCCGATCAACCCGCCCACTCCTTCCAAGCCACCGATTTATCCTCCGCAACCACCGACTTACCAGCCACAACAACCGACTTATGCGCCACAACCAACCTATTCCCCTAAACCACCGAGCTATCAACCTCAACAACCAACCTACCAGCCTCAACAACCGACTTACCAGCCTCAACCACCGACTTATCAGCCTCAACCACCGACTTATCAGCCTCAA CCATCACCGCCCGTTTCGTACCCTGGAAATCCTTGGCTGAACAAGGGCAAGTCCGATCCCTGGCATCAGCGAAACCTGGCGACCGAACTGGAAATCGACAAAGAGATACAGAAACAAGACATATCAACTGATAGTCCAGCATTAGGTGATCAGCCTACGCAGCATGACGTGATGGAAACTTCCAGTTTGGCGAATCCATGGACCCTGCACCAAGAGATACCGTCCGAGCTACTGAGAATATGTAATAACGGCGAGGTGTACAAGCTTAATGACTTTTGTACTAAGGTGATAGTTTGTAAGAACAACAAGCCTGAAGTGGTAGATTGTCCATCGGGACTCTCGTACGATGTATCATCGGACTCTTGTAAGCCTTTCAACATTGCAGTATG caaTCTCGAGTCTCCAACACCATCCATTTTGCCCTAA